The Canis aureus isolate CA01 chromosome X, VMU_Caureus_v.1.0, whole genome shotgun sequence region TTATTGACACACTTGATAACCCTCCAGGTAATAAGTGACGATGGAGAAACAGATGATTATTTGACAGGTACAGGGCAGATTTAGGAGGGGATGGAAGGGTGGGAGGAATGAGATCCAATCCTTGTCTGAGGGATTTGCAGTTTCATTAAGTGTGGTGGGGAAATGGGGTTGGCATCTCAGCCATTCGGGGCTGGCCTCAGACTAGGATTTGAAGGGATACCCAGCAGCCCCTTAAGTAAAAACAAAGCCAGagtcccccacacacacacctgttgtTTTTTTGCCAAGGGTTgggccttttaaaattttatgactaGTCTTCATTCCTAATTCCACCCCCTTTCACACATCTCCTGCTCCCCATGCCAGTCTTCTGTAAATGAGTAATGTGTGCTCTTTCTAGCAATTACTTCATTTAATGGAATTAGAATTAGCTTTGtgtgtattcatagaaacattattttgaggggcagcctgggtagctcagcggtttagcactaccttcggcccagggcgtgatcctggagacctgggatcgagtcccacgttgggctccctgcatggagcctgcttctccctctgcttgtgtctctacctctttgtctctctgtttcttatgaataaataaataaaatcttttaaaaaaagaaacattattttgaataGCAAAAACCTGGGAAGAACCAGAAATCTTACAATAAGAGCTAACTTAAATATATAATGGTAGATCTGTGGTCTAAAATACTGTGCAGACAAGAAAATGatgttattaaaatgtaattgacATAGGAAAAATTCACAAGATGTGATTGAGTGAAAAGATAGGTTACAAAACAATGATGTGTGTAAGGGGGTGTAATGCATGTGTGCGCCTGTTTGCAGCAGGTGTGCATGCtattggtaatttttttcttggccttttttccattttccaaattttctctgcTGAGTGCTGGAGTCAGAGTTAAGGCACCACCAGGAAGGTTGCATTGTAAAGACTCTGAGACCATCAACAGGGGTATCAAGCAAGGCTTCCTCCAGTCAGTGGATTTTGAGGAAGGTGGAAGGCACAGTGTATTGGAGAGGACTCCgggaaaaatctgtttttaaaaaatattttattcatttatttgacagagagagagagcacaagtgagtagaagcaggaggagcaacaagtagaggaagagggagaagcaggctccctgctgagcagagagcccagtgtggggctcaatcccaggactctgggatcatgacctgagctgaaggcagattctcaactgactgagccacccaggtaccccaaaagcTGTTTTTCAAATTCAAGGGGAGGAGATGGTGTCCATCAATGGTGAGGACTTCAGGCCCACCAAAGAAGATGAGACTTCGTTAAAGAAGCAACAGGGAGCGATTCTGGGTTTTTCAACATAGAGGTGAATTGGTGGAAGTGGTGTTGGAAGAGAGTTACAGAGGGTCTCCAACTTAGGATGGCTTGACTAATAATTATTTGACTTTACAAGAGTGTGAAAGTGGTACACATTCTTAGAAACTGTActtcaaaattttctttgaatttggatcttttcccatGCTGGCTATATATGCTACGATTTGTTCTCATAAATAACTGATAGGCTTACAGCCATTCTgttttcagtacagtattcagtAAGTTACGTGAGACCTCTGACACTTTGTTATggaataggctttgtgttagatggttttgcccaactgtaggctaatggaAGAGTTTTGAGCATGTCTAAAATAGGCTAGGCTAAGCTGCGATGCAGGTCAGGTGTATTAAgtgcattttttaattaaaatatttgctttttatttatttgacagagagagcgagagcaagagcgagcaagagagacagagcacacaagcagagggagcagcaagtagggggcgagggagaagcaggctccttgctgagcagggagcctggcatgcgGCTCAATCTCGGGaccatgactcaagccaaaggcagaagcccaaccaactgagccacccaggtgcccatgatttaagaaatttttaacttATGGTGGGTTTATCGGGGCATAAcccgattttattttattttatatttatttatttatttagatttttatttatttattcatgagagacaaagagagagagaggcagagacacaggcagagggagaagcaggctccatgcagggagcctgacgtgggactcaatctcaggtcttcaggatcaggccctgggccgaaggcggcactaaatcgctgagccacctgggctgccccataaccCCATTttaagttgaggaagatctgtactCTACCCAAATCAGGGTGGATTGGGTTATAGGCAGGGAGATCTGCCAGGAGACTCTGCCAAACGTTTGCATATTTGACCTGAGGTAAAGAGAGTTTGGATTAAGTTTGTGGCCAAACCAGAAAGGAAGGAGCAGGTGGATGTGACAAAGAATCAGAGATAGAGATTCAAATTTGGCTAAATATATGCCTGTTGGTCCTCAAAGCCATGTAAGGAGACACTTTCCAAGGAAATGGATATTAAGAGAGAATAGCTGAGGACTGAGTCTTCAGGGATTCCAACAGTtaacagaggaggaaagaagaggagccagcaaaggagacagagaatgatGGGTCAGAGAGATAAGAAGAGAAACTTGAGAATGCAATGCCATGAGAGCCAAGAGTAGGACAGTTACAGGAAGGAGTGTGTGGTTGATGGTATCAAATTCATCCTTGAGGTCAGAGATGAAAACTGAGCAGAGACCCTTGAATTTGGTCAGGAGGTCATTGGTGAATTTACAGAGAGTGGTTTGGCAAATGTGCTGGATTCTAGAAGGTTCCAGGGAAGGGAGGTGTGGAGAAATGGAGGCAGCTCGTGGATACCATCCATGTGACAAGAGTAACGTGTTAGGACTCTGATGAACAAGGTCAAACTTCATCATTCTAGTTCCGCTACTTAACTACTTGAACtagtttcctcttctgaaaatggaaagaatcctCTGAGCTCATAAGGCTGTTCAAAGTACAATAGGAATTTAAATGATTACTTTTATGTGACAGTGAAAGGGATTCTCCCTCACTCCCTACCCCTAGACGCTAGAGATTTCTGGAGCATGATAAGAGGAGCCTTTTAGCTTTTTAGTCCTATCCTTAGGTTGATCTTGTTTCAAGAATTTTCTAGCTGTGTTCTCTGGCATTCTTCATGCTAAGTCACTTTAGTGATTCTTCCCTGAGCCCCACTAAGGTGAGGACATTGAGGCAAGGTGGTTGGGAGGGATTCAGTGGTCAGGGCCATATGGAGTGTCTCTGAGACCTGTGTAGAAGTTGCAAGGCTTTGTTTGAGACTCTGGGTATAGTGCCCTGGGGTTCCAACCTCACCCCAACACACAGAAGGCTGCATTCCCTGAAGGGGCAGCAGGGAGATAGGCACCCcaaaaccctctttttttttatctcatggCACCTGTACACTGAATGGCAGTTGGACGAAAGGGTCTCAAAAAGGCAGCTTGAGTCTCAAGGGTGCATAAAGCcctatcctctttttttttttttcattccttctattATCACTTGGCAACCATggcctcatgtttttttttctattcattgtcTAAAAATCAGCCCTTTGAGCACAGTTCCTTTGTGAAGCCCAGGCTGATTGTGATTTAACATACTGTGGTCTGATCTTTGTCGCAGTGTCTTATTTTCCCCTCAAAGAAGATTCCCAATGGGGGAAAAATGGCTGCCCCACAACCAGCCAGCAGGGCCTAGACCTATTATGAAGCCCTGGAGAGGCATGGGGCTGGGCGCTAGCCTAATGGGATGTGGAGGTGATCGGTGCACATGTTCTCTAGAACTCAAACTTTTCAGATCCCAAGATATCTAGAGACTGTCACAAAGGGCCTTTTTcaaaaagtttgtttgtttgcttgtttatgtatttatttgagagagacagatacagagacagagatagtgagagagaccATAAGCAGGGatgacagggagaagcaggctccgagctGAGCCTGGGTTGGATCCTCTGGTCCCTCTACGAAGCTTGGGCCTGTCCCTGAGTGGTGGGATACAGGAGGACGCATTGAGGATCCTGACAGAGGAGCTGAGGGACCGGTTTCCCAACCTGAGTGAAAACTACTTAATCACCACTGACGCCGCTGGCTCCATCGCCACAGCTACGCAGGATGGTGGGATCGTGCTCATCTCTGGGACAGGCTCCAACTGCAGGCTCATCAACCCTGATGGCTCTGAGAGTGGCTGTGGTGGCTGGGGCCACATGATGGGGGATGAGGGCTCAGCCTACTGGATTGCACACCAAGCAGTGAAAATAGTGTTCGACTCTATCGACAACCTAGAGGCAGCTCCTCATGACATTGGCTACATCAAACAGGCGATGTTCAACTATTTCCAGGTGCCAGATTGGCTAGGAATCCTCACCCACCTGTATAGGGACTTTGATAAATGCCGCTTTGCTGGGTTTTGCCAGAAAATTGCAgaaggtgctcagcagggagatcCCCTTTGCCGGTTTATCTTCAGGAAGGCTGGGGAGATGCTGGGCAGGCACGTGGCAGCAGTGCTGCGAGAGATTGACCCGGTCTTGTTCCAGGGGGAGCTGGGCCTCCCTATCCTGTGTGTGGGCTCTGTGTGGAAGAGCTGGGAGCTGCTGAGGGAAGGTTTCCTTCTGGCACTGACCCAGGGCCGAGAGATCCAGGCCTAGAACTCCTTCTCCAGCTTCACCCTGATGAAGCTGCAACACTCATCTGCCCTGGGTGGGGCCAGCCTCGGGGCCAGACACATCGGGCACCTCCTCCCCATGGACTACACTGCCAATGCCGTTGCCTTCTACTCCCACACCTTCTCCTAGGGCCTGGCCCTGGCTCCACGTCTCCAAACCCATTGGACACTGGGTGCTGGAAAGGAGgaggctttttttccttctcctttttttttaaaaatggaaaacacatataaaagaaaataaatgcactttatctacaacaaacaaacaaaaaaacaaaaacaaaaacagaaccctgggatcatgacctgagttgaaggcagaggcttaaccaacagagccactcaggtgcccccaaagggCCTTTTTAATGCCCGTTTCCCGTTTAATGGACGAGCCTGGTTTCATTTCTGGgaagatggcttcccagagggaaACAGGCTCATGCCATGGATGGTACAATCCCCCTGCTAAAGTGGGTAGGCCTATCTACAAATGGataggagggcagggcagggggaccTCCAAGGAGGCTGGTTTATTGTCAGAAGCCCTTCTGGGAGACCAGGGAGTTGTACTGCGCTTCAGTCACCAGATTTGTCCTGAGCATCTGAAATGCTCTGCTTtggtgcaggggtggggaaggagataAGGCTGGAAAGATAGGCCAGGGCCCGTGGCTACCGGAGCCACTGCCATCAGACATCGGAGGAACATGGCCTCGGCTGCCCATTCTGCGGCAGCGCTGGCAGCACCCCGGGGCAGGACTGGCCTTGGGGGGCCAGAGGCTGTCTTTGCACCAAAGTCAAAGCCGGCCCGCTGGGCAGGTGGCCAGAACTCGGAAGGAATTCTCTTCTGCAGCCCAGGGTCCAGGCTTGGCCCCAGCGCGCTGCTACACCAGCCTCTGTCGCCCAGGGCCTCGCACATTCCgagcccccgcccctccgcccctccgcgggcctcaccccctccctggtccccctctcctccccccctacCAGCTGTCCCCTTTCCCCAGAGCGCCGAGACAGCGGGAGCCTGGGAAGAGGCGGCCTCAGGCCGGAGGGGGcgtggtggggaaggggaggagggcgggggtgagggGATAAGGAGGCCCGCGCTGCCAGTGCCCCCAGCCACTGCCCGCCCAGAAGCCAGGTGCCGCCGccgcctctctctccctttctctgtctctctctctcgcctgCTTCCCTGCGCCCCCGGGGGAAAGGTCAGCAGCGTCCTGGAGCCACCGTGCCATTCCCCGACAGCCATGAACTGCAGCGAGAGCCAGCGGCTACGCACTCTCCTCAGCCGCCTGCTGCTTGAGCTGCACCATCGGGGCAACGCCAGCGGCCTGGGCGCTGGCCCCGGCCCGAGCATGGGAATGGGGGTCGTGCGTGACCCGTTCGTGGGCCGCGAGGCCACCAGTGCCAAGGGCGACGACGCCTATCTTTACATTCTGCTCATCATGATCTTCTACGCCTGCCTGGCCGGAGGCCTCATCCTGGCCTATACCCGCTCCCGCAATCTCGTCGACGTCAAGGACGAGCCCGCCCAGGCCTGTGCGGTGCACGAGTGGGCCGCCGCCGACGCCGAGACCGCAGCTGGCTCGCCCGCGGAGGGCCGCCACCCGCTAGCCCTCGGGCCGCCGCCCACTCCGGCTCCGGGCACCGCCGAGGGGGTCTAGGACCGCCGCTCCGCTTGCTTGCTTGCGCGCGCCCCCCTCGGCTCCCCACGGTCCCCCAGCGGcctgctccttctctccccttccagGAGCCGCCTCACCTGAGGCCCAGACGACGACGAGAGGGCCCGCAGACCCTGTCTGGCAGGCCCTGGAAGAAGCACCACCCTACCCACCCCAGACCGCgttctccctcctctcctgcctctccctccaaccgaggcctctgctcccaccccacaCAGCCAACTGCACTAAACTGCCTCTGCTCTCTTCAGACAGCCCTGACACCACGCTCCAGCCGCCTGGGAACTGAATCGCACAAGTCCAGCCCTTGGCATTGAGGTGAAGCAGTGAAGTCCATCAGAACTCTGCTCCGGAGGCTGCCGGGACTGCTCACTCTGCCGAGCCAACGGGCGGGCCATCCTGCCAGGCAGGCCCCAGCAGCTCCAGTTTCTTGTTGCCTTAGGGACCGAGACAGAGACAAGAAGAGACCTCAGAcatctttcccctccctcttgcAGCAGGGAGCTAGCAGGACATTAGGACCCTTTGGTGGGCTACAATGGACTTAATGAGGACTGAAGGGGGAGGGAAATTCCAAGGGCAGGGGAAAGCCTATGACCCCAACTGTATGGCTTTCTTGCATCCAGTTGTCATCCCAAAGGTAACTTGCCTGATTTTTAGCAGCTTTGCCATCTTCCGGAGTGGGTAACAATCGCTAGGTGTATCACCTCAGTACCTCAAAATGacgcccaccccccccccccccgcaggtcAATTCAGTTGTTATGGCAGCTGTCTGCTTCATGTATGGAACAGGTGGCTCAGATGTTCCCTTCCTCTGTAACCTGGGTAATCTCACAGGTAATAAAAGTTGTTTAAGCAATAGCCTAAGACTCTTCTCTCAAAGATCTTAGCCTTGAGACCCAGGACTATGTAGAAAAGGAATCCTTTTTGCTTTTGGAAATGTCTAGATTTGAGGGTTGTGTGGTTGtggtatttatatttgtatattcaaTTCCAATACAGTAGAGGTGAGTGGAATTGGAACTGGAAGAAACAGTTGATACAGCTAAATGGGTTGTTTTTCCAAGGGTTTCAAAAGTTGGAACTGCTttataactactttttttttctttgatttggaAGCACCTTGAAATATCATGATGCTAAGTGAGGATTTCCCACTAAAGCAGTTCTTCAGGATATACTTTTAAAGACCTCTCATACCCATCACTATTAGCCATTATCAAAGTTAATTTTTAGAAACCACCTTTGTAAGTCTCCAACATGTAGCTTACTAAAAGAGAAAAGCCAACAAATACAGTATATCTTAAGTCAGAGGGACGATGCTTCAACTGAGCAGTCTTAACCAGCAATGGGTAAAGTGACAGAtgcatgtttattcatttattctcctTGTCTCAAGAAGGTCATCAGAACTTGCCTGCTTAGGGCTTAAATACTTATTCCTGATAGTGGCTGTTTGGGCTTCATCAAACACACATAAAAATCGCCTCTTAGCATTAAGCCAACTTGCTTaaatgcagctgatttctgtGACAGCAAGGCAAACATATTATGAGGCACTTAAATGAGCTGATAATATCTGAGCCTCATTCAAGGCGTTGGTTTTGACCTTCTGGCCCATCTAGTATTTTACTGGAGCTGTTGATAAGTTAAATGAACTTCCTTTCATTCCCAGGACCCACTTCTTGAGGATCAACTGGCCTTGCCCCATTGGCTGATCTCCAGTTTTAGTTTCAGCCTTAAGGCAGGTGGGGGCCAGGGATTGGGCAGCAGTCCAAGACAATGACTGGAAGAAAGGGAACGCTGTGAAAGCTACCTCAGGGCCAGGCAGGGAGGCCTGAATGGGATGTGGAGGGAGGGCACAGATACCCAGCCATGTCAGGGGCATGTGGGGGAAACAGTCCTTACCCTGGGATTCAGGTACAGCAATGTCCCTCATTTATCTGGCATAAATGGGGACACAAGGTTGTTCTGATAGTGAGCATAATCACTGGGTAGGTGTTGACACATTGGTATCGTTTTTCATAGACATTAGAAAAACACATTGCCAAATATACATAAAGGAAGCTGCTTCCAGCCAATGCCCATAGGCAACATTAATGCACCAGCTGTGGGAAAACAAATCCCACCGCAAAactattatttctgcttttaaaaatattttaaccttttaATGATGATTAGGGTACCTATGAAGAACATGTAGCAAGAGGAGCCACAGAGCTCTTCCAGTGAGAACAGTGACCTGGCCTGGGGAAAGCGGTTTACTTTACTGGCCAGTCACTTTTTCTAAATACATTCAGGATTACGACTGTTTCCCAGATAATGAATGACGTCTCCCAGAAGCCAGGACACTCTACCAGCCAGTGGGGGTTGTCAACAGCACTGAAGTAGTCATATTGTGGTcagcaaaagagagaagaaaggaaaaccaggGGTTTGGTGGTTTTGATAATATATTTCTGAGTAGCAGGAGCTAACTAACTGTACAAATTGGGGGAAATGTTAGCCTtctcctgaacttttttttttttttcttctcctgaacTTGATTCTAATAAGTTGGAgtgattcttttttccccacctacccggctgtctatttctcccttctgtGTAAGCAGATCCTGTTTTAGATCAGGTCGAATCTCTTTGCTCAATAATAAGGAAGAAAGAGACCCATGCTTCCTTAATTGTAATTTGAGGCTTCCAACAGAGCACAATCAGGAGATGTTTTGAGTTCCAGTGTCTGGAAGCACGCATCAACAGTGCAAGAATTAATGGAAACTTTTCTTCCATTATGGACATAATGCTGTgcattatgttattattattattattattattattattattattatgttattattgtTCACTTTTCTAGAGGGCTATAAATGGGGTCTTTCATTTGTTTGGAGTTACCACCTTCTCCTTTTCAATTTGCCATCTCTTTTAGAAACCAAAGATCTGCACATGATTTGtatcaacaaagagaaaaggcTCCGGGCTGATTTCCAAATAATCTTGCCCGACAGCTAAAGCAAATGCACTGTGGTGTGATGAAGAGCGCAGAACTAGAACTAGGAAAGCCAGGGTCCAGCCCTGGCTTTGCCAATTAGCCTGCTTTGTTTCTCAGAACAAACTGCCTAACCTCACCGGGCCTGTCTCCACAGCTGTGGGGATTTAAGGATCAAGTAAGACAATGCATGGGGAAAAGCTAGAAGTATAGCAGCTCTAAGAAGCATAAGGTGTTAAgacttgtattttcctttttccttcgtGGGGGAGTGCCTTTGGGTGGTGGAAGGTGGGCGGCAGGAGGCATAGAAAATTCTCCACTCTTTAGAGTCTGCTATTATTGTTCAGAGAAGAGGATTGTAGGGACTTGGCCTCTAGCTCCCAGGTTTCTGAGCCCATCTCCACCATCCTCAGATTCTTGGATGACTATGAGTCTGTGGGTAACCATCTCACCATCCTACTCATCCCCTCTACCCATAAGCCCACGgtgacctctttaaaaaaaatacaataatgctGTACTTTCAGAGTTCCACCAGGACTGGAATCTAGACTTTGAAGACGTAGGTCAAGGATTGAGAGAGGGcagaagagaataaagagaaggaaTCATAGGCTTCATGAGGGAGGTAGGAGGAAGAGCAATCTAAAATTTTAGAATGTTCTGTGAAGGTAAGGGAGCATTACTGAGGACCACCAAGGATCAGTAGCCAACCCTCGGTGAACGAATTACCTATCAAAATGGCTTTGGGAGAAGAAGCCAGATGAGAAGTCACTTTTAGAGCCCCTGTTGTTACTTAACACACCCTACGGCCAGCCCAGGAAGACAATTAGTGTGATTAAAGTGATTCTTCCTTCTGTGCTGGATCTTCGAGCATAGGACATGTGGAGTACCAAGCTCTCAGAGAATACAGCCTCTCTTTTGGCCACCTGTCCCTGGCATTTGTCTTTGGCCTATTTCTCTTGGCCAAAAGCTTAGCATATTCTGCAGgttcttcctcatttttcttagTACACTGTTTCTTCAGAGTAATATTCTAGTGTTTGTGTTGCAGGACACAGGAAGTACCAAGACACTGAATTTTGCCCACTTTGGTACTAGGTGACCCTGCCAGTCCCTCATCAGCTATGTTCTGAGGGAGGGCAGGGTCTTGGAAAAAGCTGTGGTTTGAGCCTCTTAGTCTGAGGAGAATTTGCTCAGAACAGACAGAGGGATACCTCAGATAcgtctttctttttgtttttgtttttaattacggTAAAACATACAGAAGGtaaggacgcctgagtggctcagtggttgagcatctgccttcggctcaggttgtgatcccggggtcctgggatcaagtcccacatcaggatccccacagggagcctcttctccctctatgtctctgcctctctgtctctcatgaataaataaataaaatcttaaaaaaaaaacaaaaaaatacagaaggtAAAATTTACCTTAGCCGTCTTTCAAAGTGTACAATattcagtagcattaagtacCTTCGAGTTTTTGTGCAATggtgctttttttcttaagtcaGAGAAAAGGCAAGCACCTAAATGACTTTGTATCGAGCAACAGGGCTTAATCATTGCTTCACATGACACCCCCTGCAGGGGTGTTCACATTTTATAGGAGATCATTGAGGACAACGTAAAGGTGAAACTCAAGGGAAGACTCTCTAGTTGTGGATTTCAATGCAATCTGGAAAGAGTGCTCTCTTGAAAGGTTTGGGTGTGTTGGGGCTGGTGGTCAGGGGAAGGGTATACTGTGCTTCCCACAGATCCTCAAGCCACATCCTCCTCTTACTGTCAGATGCTCTTGCAACCCTGCTGAGGACTAGGGCGGTCACAGAAGACTGGATTTCTGTACAAATTCGCTGAATTCCCTCATACCTGACCCACAAGATGTCCATTCCTGAAAACATGTCAGGTCCCTGAAGAAACAGGGGACCTTCTCCTTGGCTCTTTTAGGATCTCATGATGACCTAGCAGGGGTTGCACCTCCAGCAGGCCtggaagagaaaatagagaaaaggggCATGTTAATTTCGCTCCTGCTCTCATGGGGCCACTCCTTTGGGGGCACTGTGGTCAGGACCAGCCCTTGGCAGAACTATGGGATCAGTATttatctcacattttttttttcctgttccaagCTTTACCATCACTCTCAGTCCCAATCTTC contains the following coding sequences:
- the KCNE5 gene encoding potassium voltage-gated channel subfamily E regulatory beta subunit 5, yielding MNCSESQRLRTLLSRLLLELHHRGNASGLGAGPGPSMGMGVVRDPFVGREATSAKGDDAYLYILLIMIFYACLAGGLILAYTRSRNLVDVKDEPAQACAVHEWAAADAETAAGSPAEGRHPLALGPPPTPAPGTAEGV